In Bacteroidia bacterium, the following proteins share a genomic window:
- a CDS encoding AarF/ABC1/UbiB kinase family protein — protein sequence MLLSIRNIGRIREVISILVKYGFEDIVVNSTLRNFVSEDRRVTWLRDEKPVFEYTRYERIRLAAEELGPTFVKLAQVLSNRPDILPEALIKELEKLQDRVSPFPFEEAKVIIEREMGQPIDEVFDDFNPKPLASASIGQVHRARLKNGDEVVVKVQRPHIYDTIDRDLTILADIVRRADRYLKKQGMNNAQEMVETFTKSMMKELDYRNEARNIDRFRKYYKEYTNFYVPAAYREISTEKVLIIEFARGCKISDAKQLREWGLDPEKIAETGMDIYLTQIFEHGYFHADPHPGNVLVKQDGTICLIDFGMVGQIMPKDKKAFAGIFISMAQKDSREMALNFRRLAIKDEIHDMRAFEYDVNEIIEDFAYLDISESSIADFTLRIQKLMYDYQITIPPSVFLIFRAMAILEGIGKTIHPNFNTYDFIEPYGERMVKDKFKPENILQEATFQFNRVGNFLNTFPGEARGLFQKLQRGKLHFEVELQGYGYLLKKLDSLTNRMSLTLIICSLIIGSAIITTADFPQEAKLQYGIPWLSAMGLFTAAGLGLVLLWAVLRRRKYK from the coding sequence ATGCTTTTATCCATCCGAAATATTGGTCGAATCCGCGAAGTCATAAGCATATTGGTAAAATATGGCTTTGAGGATATTGTGGTAAATAGCACCCTTCGCAATTTTGTTTCCGAAGATAGAAGGGTAACCTGGCTGAGGGATGAAAAACCGGTTTTCGAATATACCCGTTATGAACGTATTCGCCTCGCTGCTGAAGAACTTGGTCCTACCTTTGTTAAATTGGCTCAGGTTCTTTCCAACAGACCTGATATTCTTCCGGAAGCTTTAATTAAGGAATTAGAAAAGCTCCAGGATCGTGTTTCTCCTTTCCCTTTTGAAGAAGCTAAGGTCATTATTGAACGGGAAATGGGCCAACCCATCGATGAAGTATTTGATGATTTTAACCCCAAACCTTTAGCCTCTGCTTCGATTGGGCAAGTTCACCGTGCCAGACTTAAAAATGGTGACGAAGTGGTTGTTAAAGTTCAAAGACCTCATATCTATGATACAATCGACCGAGACCTTACCATATTAGCTGATATTGTTCGTCGTGCCGATCGTTACCTTAAAAAACAAGGTATGAACAATGCCCAGGAAATGGTGGAAACCTTTACCAAAAGCATGATGAAGGAGCTCGATTATCGGAATGAAGCCCGAAACATCGACCGTTTTAGAAAATACTATAAAGAATATACCAATTTCTATGTTCCCGCAGCTTACAGGGAAATTAGTACAGAAAAGGTTCTCATCATTGAATTTGCAAGGGGCTGCAAAATCTCCGATGCCAAACAACTGCGAGAATGGGGCCTAGATCCCGAAAAAATTGCGGAAACAGGTATGGATATTTACCTTACCCAAATTTTTGAACATGGGTATTTTCATGCTGATCCGCACCCCGGAAATGTTCTGGTAAAACAAGATGGTACCATCTGCCTAATCGATTTCGGTATGGTAGGCCAAATAATGCCTAAAGATAAAAAAGCCTTTGCCGGTATTTTTATAAGCATGGCTCAAAAGGATTCTCGTGAAATGGCTCTTAATTTTCGTAGACTAGCCATTAAAGACGAAATTCATGATATGCGGGCATTTGAATACGATGTGAATGAAATCATCGAAGATTTTGCATACCTCGATATTAGCGAAAGTAGTATAGCAGATTTCACTCTCCGTATTCAAAAGCTGATGTATGATTACCAAATCACCATCCCTCCAAGTGTTTTTCTGATTTTTAGAGCAATGGCCATTTTGGAAGGTATCGGTAAAACAATACATCCCAATTTTAATACCTACGACTTCATTGAACCTTACGGGGAAAGAATGGTTAAGGATAAATTCAAACCTGAAAATATCCTGCAGGAAGCTACTTTCCAGTTCAATCGAGTTGGCAATTTTCTAAATACCTTTCCTGGTGAAGCCAGAGGGCTTTTTCAAAAATTACAAAGAGGAAAACTTCATTTTGAAGTCGAACTTCAAGGTTATGGCTATTTGCTGAAAAAATTAGATAGCCTTACCAACAGGATGTCTCTTACCCTCATTATTTGTTCCTTAATTATAGGTTCCGCAATCATTACTACCGCCGATTTTCCGCAAGAAGCAAAATTGCAATACGGCATTCCCTGGCTTAGTGCTATGGGATTGTTTACTGCTGCCGGACTGGGTTTAGTGCTCCTTTGGGCTGTGCTTCGCCGCAGAAAATATAAATAG
- a CDS encoding dienelactone hydrolase family protein gives MRFPIIILFLLGFNFVSPSQTFKQVSFNAADQMQITADEYLVDKNAPYIILFHQARSSRGEFREIAPRFNKLGYNCLAVDLRSGNEGAGVTNETAMKAQNFGKSAEYLDALQDVIAAIGYAQAKSRKNVILLGSSFSASLALIAGKDDPRVKAVMAFSPGEYFDIQLNVQKNITGFAKPVFAACAADEEPYVRTLMSGVISAKKIIFAPSLGGKHGAKSLISANKNHNDYWLNIINFLKNIKD, from the coding sequence ATGAGATTTCCTATAATTATCCTTTTTCTACTCGGTTTTAACTTTGTTTCTCCAAGTCAAACCTTTAAACAAGTTTCATTCAATGCTGCTGATCAAATGCAAATTACTGCCGATGAGTATTTGGTTGATAAAAATGCCCCTTACATCATTCTATTTCATCAAGCAAGAAGCAGCAGAGGTGAGTTTCGTGAAATAGCTCCAAGGTTTAATAAGTTGGGATACAATTGTTTGGCAGTTGATTTAAGAAGTGGTAATGAAGGGGCTGGGGTTACCAATGAAACCGCGATGAAGGCGCAAAATTTTGGAAAGTCTGCCGAATACTTGGATGCCTTGCAGGATGTAATTGCAGCCATAGGTTATGCTCAGGCAAAATCACGGAAAAATGTAATTCTTTTGGGAAGTTCATTCTCTGCTTCCTTGGCTCTAATTGCCGGTAAAGATGATCCCAGAGTTAAAGCAGTTATGGCATTTTCACCCGGCGAGTATTTCGATATTCAATTAAATGTTCAAAAAAATATTACCGGTTTTGCCAAGCCGGTTTTCGCAGCTTGTGCCGCTGATGAAGAGCCTTATGTACGTACCTTGATGAGCGGAGTTATCTCTGCAAAAAAAATTATTTTTGCTCCTTCACTTGGAGGAAAACATGGGGCAAAATCCCTAATTTCTGCCAATAAAAACCACAACGATTATTGGCTGAACATCATAAATTTCCTCAAAAACATTAAAGATTAA
- a CDS encoding tetratricopeptide repeat protein, whose protein sequence is MHNLCRNILLFSVWLFLSISLECFGQKSASEFMNLGLSRYYAQDYEGAVENYTKAIQLEPNFANAYYFRAKAHEKLLQLKQALDDLTQAIKYKPDFGEAYFHRGNIYEKMTKKDLACQDWTKASSHGYYEANYVIKQKCGVKKKSFSEDD, encoded by the coding sequence TTGCATAACCTCTGTAGAAATATCCTTTTATTCTCAGTATGGCTTTTTCTGTCCATTTCTTTGGAATGTTTTGGACAAAAGTCTGCTTCAGAATTTATGAATTTGGGTCTTAGCAGGTATTATGCGCAAGATTATGAAGGTGCTGTTGAAAACTACACAAAAGCTATCCAGTTAGAGCCAAACTTTGCTAATGCCTATTATTTTAGGGCAAAAGCACATGAGAAATTGCTTCAGTTGAAGCAGGCATTAGACGACTTAACCCAGGCCATTAAATACAAACCTGATTTTGGCGAAGCATATTTTCATAGAGGCAACATTTATGAAAAAATGACAAAGAAAGATTTAGCATGTCAAGATTGGACCAAGGCAAGTTCGCATGGTTATTACGAAGCCAACTATGTGATAAAGCAGAAATGTGGAGTCAAGAAAAAATCCTTTTCAGAAGATGATTAA
- a CDS encoding 4-hydroxy-3-methylbut-2-enyl diphosphate reductase, whose protein sequence is MKQFNIPNFYRSSIIGLLKENRKNKDPRKKDFSPSLLDFGQVRFLIARHFGFCYGVENAIEISYKAIEENPDKRVFLLSQMIHNPDVNADLQSRGVKFIMDTEGKQFIPWEELKADDVLIIPAFGTTLEIESIISTIGIEVHKYNTTCPFVERVWKKSEKLGNENYSIIIHGKYNHEETRATFSHSAAEGPSLIVKDIEETRFLGEIIKGERNLEEFASKFKGRYSEKFNPAEHLLRIGVVNQTTMLATETQEIAEYLKGIMIEKFGIEELNNHFADTRDTLCYATNDNQSATLGLLEENADLALVVGGYNSSNTSHLVELCERKFPTYFISSEKEIIGIDQINHYDFHHKQRIVSNTFLPHDQNPITIALTSGASCPDAIVDGVIKKILGFFPESKPMEEVFLQFASDK, encoded by the coding sequence ATGAAGCAATTTAATATTCCCAACTTTTACCGATCGTCCATTATAGGACTATTAAAGGAAAACAGAAAAAACAAGGATCCAAGAAAAAAAGACTTTTCTCCGTCTTTATTAGATTTTGGACAGGTTAGGTTCTTAATAGCAAGGCATTTTGGATTTTGTTATGGAGTAGAGAATGCCATAGAAATTTCATACAAGGCCATAGAAGAAAACCCAGATAAGCGGGTTTTTTTATTGAGTCAAATGATTCACAACCCGGATGTAAATGCAGACTTGCAAAGTCGAGGGGTTAAATTCATTATGGATACTGAGGGCAAACAATTTATTCCATGGGAGGAATTAAAAGCGGACGATGTTTTGATTATTCCGGCTTTTGGCACCACTTTAGAAATTGAGTCAATTATTTCCACCATTGGAATTGAGGTTCATAAATACAATACCACCTGTCCATTTGTGGAGCGAGTTTGGAAAAAGAGTGAAAAATTGGGGAACGAGAACTATAGTATTATCATTCATGGGAAATACAACCATGAAGAAACCCGAGCTACTTTTTCGCACAGTGCAGCCGAAGGGCCTTCCTTGATTGTAAAGGATATTGAAGAAACCAGGTTCTTAGGTGAAATCATTAAAGGGGAACGAAATCTTGAAGAATTCGCATCCAAATTTAAAGGCAGGTACAGTGAAAAGTTTAATCCTGCTGAACATTTATTGCGAATTGGAGTTGTAAATCAAACAACCATGCTCGCTACCGAAACTCAAGAAATTGCAGAGTATTTAAAGGGAATCATGATTGAAAAGTTTGGAATTGAAGAACTGAATAATCACTTTGCCGACACCAGAGACACTTTATGTTATGCAACCAACGACAACCAAAGTGCAACTTTGGGTTTACTCGAAGAAAATGCTGACTTAGCATTGGTAGTTGGAGGGTACAACAGTTCCAATACCTCCCACTTGGTTGAATTATGTGAACGAAAGTTTCCGACCTACTTTATAAGTTCTGAAAAAGAAATAATTGGAATTGACCAAATTAATCACTACGACTTTCATCACAAACAAAGGATTGTTTCCAACACTTTCCTACCTCATGACCAAAACCCGATTACTATTGCCTTAACCAGTGGCGCATCCTGTCCGGATGCCATTGTAGATGGAGTAATAAAGAAAATTCTCGGCTTTTTCCCTGAATCCAAACCAATGGAAGAAGTATTTCTTCAATTCGCTAGTGATAAATAA
- a CDS encoding FAD-binding protein — protein sequence MTYNRVTPEILKSFVEICGKDFVLINESERAKYDHDETEDHHFLPEVVLIPGKSEEIASILRLCNKHLIPVTPRGGGTGLSGAALPIYGGIIISMERFNKIVEIDSLNLQVTVEPGVITEVLQNAVKEKGLFYPPDPSSRGSCFIGGNLAHNSGGPKAVKYGVTRDYVLNLEIVTAEGEITWTSANVLKNSTGYNLTQLMCGSEGTLGIITKIVLKLRPYPLHDVLMLAAFPNLETACRAISAIYLAGVVPSGMELIDRLSADLTLHYLEELTGSKVQIPAQETIGAYLLIELDGNNMDVLYNDAAIISETLVSFVLDDPLFAETSEQKDNLWKLRRQISPAVNSFTLTKAEDVVVPRGKLPELVNAIHEIGKSYGYRTVCFGHAGDGNLHLNILKENLDDSYWNKEVNESIGLIFSKVVELGGTLSGEHGIGIAKKPYLQLAVSPIQLELMKGIKKVFDPNNILNPGKIF from the coding sequence ATGACGTATAATCGAGTTACTCCGGAGATACTGAAAAGTTTCGTTGAAATTTGCGGAAAGGACTTTGTTCTTATAAACGAAAGCGAAAGAGCCAAGTACGACCACGACGAAACGGAAGATCATCATTTTTTGCCGGAAGTAGTATTAATTCCGGGAAAATCAGAAGAAATTGCCTCCATTCTAAGGCTTTGCAACAAGCATTTAATACCCGTTACCCCAAGAGGTGGAGGCACCGGATTAAGTGGGGCTGCGTTGCCGATTTATGGTGGAATAATCATTTCCATGGAACGGTTTAACAAAATTGTAGAAATAGACAGTTTGAATTTACAAGTAACCGTTGAACCCGGAGTAATCACAGAGGTATTGCAAAATGCGGTAAAAGAAAAAGGTTTATTTTACCCTCCGGATCCGAGCAGCAGAGGATCCTGTTTCATTGGAGGAAACCTGGCCCATAATTCCGGAGGCCCCAAAGCGGTAAAATATGGAGTTACAAGAGATTATGTTTTGAATTTGGAAATTGTAACTGCGGAAGGAGAAATTACCTGGACTTCAGCTAATGTTTTAAAAAACTCTACCGGATACAACCTAACCCAACTTATGTGTGGAAGTGAAGGGACATTAGGAATCATAACCAAGATTGTTTTAAAACTCAGGCCCTATCCGCTCCATGATGTGCTCATGTTAGCTGCATTTCCTAATTTAGAAACTGCTTGTCGTGCAATCTCTGCTATTTATTTAGCCGGTGTAGTTCCAAGTGGAATGGAATTAATTGACCGACTATCGGCAGACCTTACCTTACACTATTTAGAAGAGCTTACCGGTTCAAAAGTCCAAATTCCTGCACAAGAAACTATTGGAGCCTACCTTTTAATTGAACTTGATGGAAATAATATGGATGTGCTTTACAATGATGCCGCTATCATTTCAGAGACTTTGGTTTCCTTTGTTTTAGATGATCCATTGTTTGCAGAAACTTCCGAGCAAAAAGATAATTTATGGAAACTAAGGAGACAAATTTCACCGGCGGTTAATTCATTTACGCTTACAAAAGCTGAAGATGTTGTAGTACCAAGAGGTAAGTTGCCGGAACTAGTAAACGCAATCCATGAAATTGGGAAAAGCTACGGTTATCGAACTGTTTGTTTTGGGCATGCCGGAGATGGGAATTTGCATCTAAACATCCTAAAAGAAAATCTGGATGATTCCTATTGGAATAAAGAAGTCAATGAAAGCATTGGATTAATTTTTTCCAAAGTAGTTGAATTAGGCGGCACTTTATCCGGAGAACATGGAATTGGAATTGCCAAAAAGCCCTACCTCCAATTGGCTGTTTCACCAATTCAATTAGAGCTGATGAAAGGAATTAAAAAGGTCTTCGATCCAAATAACATTCTGAATCCCGGAAAAATTTTCTAG